A stretch of DNA from Erwinia aphidicola:
GTGAATAATGCGGCGGCGGTATCACCGGTAGAAACCATGGACCAGGTGGCTGAGATCCGCCCGGGCACGGTGATTAACGTCGATATCACGCGCAACGAGAAGAAGATGACGATGCCGGTCACGGTGCTGGAGTACCCGGACGAGATCCAGACGCAATAATCCCCTTCATACTTGACGCCGCAACTGCGTTGGCTGCATGTATTCACCCCGGTCACTTACAAAAGTAAGCTCCCGGGGATTCGTACATTTGCCGCCTTGTTGCGACGCCAATTATTTTGGGGAAGACTTAATCACTTGATAAAATCTTCACCCAGCACAATATCTTTTTTCAGCGTATCCAGCATGCCATTCAGCGACTGCTGTTCAAAGGCGCTCAGCTGGCCAATCGGACGGCGCTCAACAATCCCCTTTTTACCCAGCAGCAGCGGCTGCGAGAAGAAACGCGCGTATTCGCCGTCCCCTTCGACATAAGCACATTCCACCACATCGCTTTCGCCCTGCAGCGCACGTACCAGTGACAGACCAAATTTCGCCGCGGCCTGCCCCATCGACAGCGTGGCCGATCCGCCACCCGCTTTCGCTTCAACCACTTCGGTACCGGCATTCTGAATGCGTTTAGTGAGGTCAGCAGCTTCCTGCTCGCTGAAGCTGACGCCTGGGATCTGCGACAGCAGCGGCAGGATCGTCACGCCTGAGTGACCGCCAACCACCGGCACGTTGAGTTCTTCTGGCTGCTTGCCTTTCAGCGCAGCAACAAAGGTGTTGGAACGGATGATGTCCAGCGTGGTGACGCCGAACAGTTTGTTTTTGTCATAAACACCGGCTTTCTTCAGCACTTCCGCTGCAATCGCGACGGTAGTGTTAACCGGGTTAGTAATGATACCGATCAGGGCGCCAGGACTGGTTGAGGCGACTTGCTCAATCAGGTTACGCACAATACCGGCGTTGACGTTGAACAGGTCAGAACGGTCCATACCCGGCTTACGCGCCACGCCTGCGGAGATCAGTACCACGTCAGCACCTTTCAGCGCCGGGGTGGCATCTTCGCCGCTGAAGCCTTCGATTTTCACTGCGGTAGGGATATGGCTTAGGTCGACCGCCACGCCGGGAGTCACTGGGGCGATATCGTACAGAGAGAGTTCTGAACCTGCCGGAAGCTGGGTTTTCAGCAGGAGGGCTAATGCCTGGCCGATACCACCTGCTGCACCGAGAACTGCAACTTTCATCCTAAACTCCTTATTATATTAAGCATTTATTGTGCCGTGAAATCCATGTTGCTCTATCCGGATTTGCTGAAACGCGAGTTTAGCTGGCGGTTCAGCACGACAGGATATCATCGTGATTCGGCGTTACATTACACCGTTAGCGCTAACTGGAACAACCTCATTATTATAACAAATCGTTCACTTCTTGCCCGCTTCAGCAAGCCGTCAGCAAATTTTTTTTCCCATTCAAACTCTGTTAAACTGCACGCCCCTGGCGGCTTTAGCCGGCGGCTGCACCATTTCCCATTTGCATAAAAATTCATTTAATTGCATAATAATTTAATATCCCGCCACGGGCATGGCTTCTATTTTCCTCGAATCGGTAACCTATGCGTAACCCATCAAAACAAGAAGAGTTAATTAAGGCGTTCAAGGCCTTACTAAAAGAAGAAAAATTCAGCTCGCAGGGCGAAATCGTCAGCGCGCTGCAGGAAGATGGCTTCGAAAATATCAACCAGTCGAAAGTCTCACGCATGCTGACCAAGTTCGGCGCGGTGCGCACGCGTAACGCGAAAATGGAGATGGTCTACTGCCTGCCTGCTGAGCTGGGCGTGCCGACCACCACCAGCCCGCTTAAGAATCTGGTGCTGGATATCGACTTCAATGATGCACTGGTGGTTATTCACACCAGCCCAGGTGCCGCGCAGCTGATCGCACGCCTGCTGGATTCACTGGGGAAAGCCGAAGGCATCCTCGGAACCATTGCCGGTGATGACACTATCTTTATTACGCCAGCCCGTGCGTTCACCGTTAAGCAGCTGCACGATGCCATTCTGGTCCTGTTCGAACAGGAACTGTAAAGCATGCCGCTTATAAGACTTATGCATATCGTGGCGTAGGTCTCCTCCGTACAACTTTGTTCTATGCGACGAAATCCTCAGGGCCGTCATCATACGGCCCTTTGCTATTCCCCTGATAATTCAGTACTCAGCAGCAGATCTCACTGCCTTTGCTGGTCAATACGCCCGCCATCACCCGCTTAAATTTCTTCCAGCAATGTGATCTATCCCTAATAAGCGCACAAATTGTTAATTTCACGCAGCCTGATGTTTTTCCAAGCATTTAACGGGGTGAGGGTAAAATATAAGCGTTTTTTATAACGGTTGGTTATTAAAAACCCCTTCACATCACAAGAATCCCAACAAAACATTATTAGCATGCTATTAATTTTTTACGTTATTAGATCTATACTTGTTTTCGTGATGCAAATCACAGTAATTAAAAAGATAAAAACAGTTGACGAGGAATCAAATCATGAAAGTTACCACTACTATTGCTACCTTTGGCCTTCTTTCTGCTCTGTCATTCGGCGCTTTCGCCGCTGAATCTATCAACGCAGAACAGGCTAAAAATCTTCAGCCAATCGGCACTGTCAGCGTAAGCGGCATTGCGGGTTCACCGATGGATATCCACCAGGCGCTGAACGATAAAGCCGACCAGAAAGGTGCCACCGCTTATCGCGTTATCGAAAATAATGTGAATGGCAACTGGCATGCTACTGCCGAGCTGTACAAATAAGTTCGTATCTGTCTGAGAGTAAAAACAAAAAAAATTACGGTAACCCCAAGAATAATAAACGTTTTTTAGCCCTTTCGGTTACCGCCCAACCCAATTTCTGGAGTCATATCATGAAAACTACCTTCACCATCGCTGCTTTAGGTCTTGCTTCCGTTCTTTCATTTGGTGCCAGCGCTGCCAGCCTGGTGACTAACGATCAGGTTAATAATCAGAACCTGCAGTCAGTCGGTACCGTCAGCGTGAGCGGCATTAACGGCACTACCATGGATATTCGTCATCAGCTGTCTGAGAAAGCGGATCAGCAGGGTGCCAGCGCCTACCGTGTGATTGAAGCGCGTAACGACGGCAACTACCACGTAACGGCTGAACTGTATAAATAACCGTTAACGAACAGACATCGGGCGCTGTCAGCGCCCGTCCGTGACATGACCGCGGTCATAAAGTCGAAGCCCGCAGGTTGTTGGTCACAATGAGGAGATTAAATATGAAAATCAAAACAACCATCGCTGCATTGAGCCTGTTTTCACTGGTCAGTTTCGGCGCCAGCGCCGCACAGCTGGTCAATAACCAACAGGCAGAGAATCTGCAATCTGCGGGGACGATTACATTAAGCGGTGTGGCAGGCGTGCCGTCGGATATCCGTCAGCAGGTGTCACAGAAAGCGGATAGTGAAGGTGCCAGTGCTTACCGAATTGTTGAAGCGCGCAATCAGGATAACTGGCATGTCACCGCCGAGCTGTATAAGTAATTCCTCGTCGATGGGCACACCCGTTGCCCGGCAAGACGAACCCTTTGGCCCCGTTCGCCGGGGCCCTTTTTTTGCCTGACTATTTAACGTTAAAGCGAAACTCGCCATCAAGCTCCTCTTCCGCTTCATCAAATAGCAGAATCAGCGCGCCGTAGCGTCGCCTCTGGCCGCTGCCCAAATTGACGAACTCAATCTCCAACGGTAATGGCATTTGCGGCCCGGTGATAGCATCCCACAGACTGTCCAGATCGGCGATGGTACGATCCGTCAGGGCAAATCGTTCGCTGAACTGCCGGAAGAAATGTGCCTGATCGACAATCACATCAAAGTCGAAAATCTCTCTTTTCATTCGGTCTGCTCCGCAGGACACACAGCTGGGCGGCGACTGCCGCCCGTTGGGTTAAAGTCCGCCAATATGCAGGGCTTTCACTTCCATATACTCTTCCAGCCCCAGCACCGAGCCTTCACGCCCTAATCCCGACTCTTTTACGCCACCAAACGGCGCAAGCTCGGTGGACACCGCACACTCGTTAATTCCCACCATGCCGCTTTCCAGCGCGGCTGAGACGCGAAATACGCGCTGCAGGTTTTGCGTATAGAAGTAAGCTGCCAGGCCAAATTCGGTGTCGTTGGCACGGCGGATCACCTCCTCTTCCTCATCAAAGCGGAAGCACGCCGCCACTGGACCAAAGGTCTCTTCCCGTGACAGCTTCATGCTTTCATTCGCTTCGGCAATCACCGTAGGCTGCCAGAAGTTGCCGCCCAGCGCGTGACGCGCTCCCCCGGTAATGACCTTGCCGCCATGACTAAGCGCATCATTGACGTGCTCCTCGACTTTTTCCAGCGCCGAAGCCTCAATCAGCGGGCCAACCACGACGCCCTCATCCATGCCATTGCCGACTTTTAGCTTTTTCACTTCGTCTGCCAGCTGGTTAACGAAGCGGTCGTAGACGCTGTTATGAATATAGAAGCGATTCACACTGACGCAGACCTGCCCGGCGTTGCGGAATTTGTTGGCGATGGCCCCTTTTACCGCCGCATCTATATCGGCATCCTCAAACACGATATAGGGCGCGTTGCCCCCCAGCTCCATCGAGACTTTTTTCATCGTCTCTGACGCATTGCGCATCAGCAGCTTGCCGACCTGGGTGGAACCGGTAAAGGAGATTTTGCGCACCGCTTTACTGGCCATAATCGCGTCGCTGATGGCGTGAGTATCGCCCGCGACCGCATTGAGAACGCCGTCCGGTACGCCCGCTTTTTTCGCCAGCGCCAGCAGGGCAAAGGCTGAAAGCGGGGTGTTATTCGCCGGTTTGATGATGCCGGTGCAGCCCGCCGCTAACGCCGGACCCAGCTTGCGCGTCAGCATCGCCATCGGGAAGTTCCACGGGGTAATTGCCGCCACCACACCTATCGGCTCGCGCGTGGCCAGAATACGGCTGCCGGGCTTGGCCGGTGGGATAATCTCACCGTTGGCGCGCTTGGCCTGCTCGGCAAACCACTGAATAAAGCTGGCGGCGTACTCCACTTCACCCTCGGCTTCTTTTAACGGCTTGCCCTGTTCGGCGGTCATCAGTTGGCCGAGCCAGGCTTTGTTTTCAATC
This window harbors:
- the mdh gene encoding malate dehydrogenase is translated as MKVAVLGAAGGIGQALALLLKTQLPAGSELSLYDIAPVTPGVAVDLSHIPTAVKIEGFSGEDATPALKGADVVLISAGVARKPGMDRSDLFNVNAGIVRNLIEQVASTSPGALIGIITNPVNTTVAIAAEVLKKAGVYDKNKLFGVTTLDIIRSNTFVAALKGKQPEELNVPVVGGHSGVTILPLLSQIPGVSFSEQEAADLTKRIQNAGTEVVEAKAGGGSATLSMGQAAAKFGLSLVRALQGESDVVECAYVEGDGEYARFFSQPLLLGKKGIVERRPIGQLSAFEQQSLNGMLDTLKKDIVLGEDFIK
- the argR gene encoding transcriptional regulator ArgR, which encodes MRNPSKQEELIKAFKALLKEEKFSSQGEIVSALQEDGFENINQSKVSRMLTKFGAVRTRNAKMEMVYCLPAELGVPTTTSPLKNLVLDIDFNDALVVIHTSPGAAQLIARLLDSLGKAEGILGTIAGDDTIFITPARAFTVKQLHDAILVLFEQEL
- the yhcN gene encoding peroxide/acid stress response protein YhcN, giving the protein MKVTTTIATFGLLSALSFGAFAAESINAEQAKNLQPIGTVSVSGIAGSPMDIHQALNDKADQKGATAYRVIENNVNGNWHATAELYK
- the yhcN gene encoding peroxide/acid stress response protein YhcN, translating into MKTTFTIAALGLASVLSFGASAASLVTNDQVNNQNLQSVGTVSVSGINGTTMDIRHQLSEKADQQGASAYRVIEARNDGNYHVTAELYK
- the yhcN gene encoding peroxide/acid stress response protein YhcN, with amino-acid sequence MKIKTTIAALSLFSLVSFGASAAQLVNNQQAENLQSAGTITLSGVAGVPSDIRQQVSQKADSEGASAYRIVEARNQDNWHVTAELYK
- a CDS encoding barstar family protein produces the protein MKREIFDFDVIVDQAHFFRQFSERFALTDRTIADLDSLWDAITGPQMPLPLEIEFVNLGSGQRRRYGALILLFDEAEEELDGEFRFNVK
- a CDS encoding NAD-dependent succinate-semialdehyde dehydrogenase produces the protein MTISTLKDNDLFQTGFLVNGKWQQAASTFEVLNPATGEVVAAVAKAGKAETEQAIAAAAAAFPAWRAKTAKERAEILHRWYQLMIENKAWLGQLMTAEQGKPLKEAEGEVEYAASFIQWFAEQAKRANGEIIPPAKPGSRILATREPIGVVAAITPWNFPMAMLTRKLGPALAAGCTGIIKPANNTPLSAFALLALAKKAGVPDGVLNAVAGDTHAISDAIMASKAVRKISFTGSTQVGKLLMRNASETMKKVSMELGGNAPYIVFEDADIDAAVKGAIANKFRNAGQVCVSVNRFYIHNSVYDRFVNQLADEVKKLKVGNGMDEGVVVGPLIEASALEKVEEHVNDALSHGGKVITGGARHALGGNFWQPTVIAEANESMKLSREETFGPVAACFRFDEEEEVIRRANDTEFGLAAYFYTQNLQRVFRVSAALESGMVGINECAVSTELAPFGGVKESGLGREGSVLGLEEYMEVKALHIGGL